In Comamonas koreensis, the genomic stretch TCCTGCGGCGGGCAGACCTGCAGATCGCCCAAGGTCTGCCAGTGGCCATCCACATACTGGTAAACGGCGTTGTAGACCTCGTCCATGCGGGCATCGAGGCAGGCCAGCACCTGGGTGCAGCCGTATTGCAGGCGGGCCTCTTCAGCGACGGTCATCAAGGTATCGACCGGCAGCACCGGCACGCCCTGGCCGCCCTTGGCCACAAAGGCCAGGCCCTGGGCAATGGCGCAGGCGGTACGCAAGCCGGTGAACGAGCCCGGGCCCCGGCCAAACACAATCGCGTCCAGCGCATCAAAGCCCAGGCCTGCATCGGCCATCAGGCCGCGCAGCGCCGGCAGCAACTGGCTGGAGGTGTGCTGGCCACCGGCACCGCTGTGCAGCCAGCGCTGGTCATCCCGCGCGGTGGCAATAAAGAGGGTGTCGGTACTGGATTCGAGGGCAAGCAGGTTCATGGGGTAGGGCGCGCACGGGCGCTATGCTGGCGCCCGGTTTCAGCCCCTGTAGAGGGGTGGCAACCTGCCATTATCGGGGCAAAGCCAAGGCTGCATGCCGGGCTTGGGCATAGCCGCTAGACTGCTGCCCATGCAACAGATTTCTTCGATGGCGCCCCTTTCTCTGTCCCTGGCGCGGCTGAGCGCTGGCCTGCCTGGCAGCAGCGGCCGCTGGCTGCTCCCGGTCGCGATTGCGCTGAGCCAGGTGGCCTGCGCGCAGACGCCGGCCGCCCCCTCTAGCGACCCCACGCCCACGCCCATCCGGCTGGCCCAGCCGGTCGCTGGGGCGCCCCAGGCACCGGCCTCCGTCGCACCTGTCGCTGCAGCACCTGCAGCCCTCGCCGCCCCGGCCAACGCCTGGCCCGCCGGCCGCTTGCCGGCCGAGGTCGAAGCGGCCTTGCAGCGGGGCAAGGTCGCGTCCGATGCGGTCTCCGTGGTGGTGATGGATGTCAGCGGCGCGCAGCGCCCGCTCCTTGATGTGCACAGCGATGTGGGCCGCAACCCCGCCTCGGTGATGAAGCTGGTGACCACCTATGCAGCGCTCGAGATCCTGGGCCCCGCCTACACCTGGGACACCCGCATTGCCACCGACGGCCAGGTCGCCCAGGGTGCCCTCAATGGCAATCTTTATGTACAGGGCTCGGGCGACCCCAAGCTGGTGATGGAGCGCCTGTGGCTGCTGCAGCGCCGCCTGCTGGGCCAGGGCATCCAGGTCGTGGTTGGCGATGTGGTGCTGGACCGCTCGGCTTTCGCGCTGCCGCCCATCGACCCCGCACGCTTTGACAACGAGCCCTACCGGCCCTACAACGCCGTGCCCGATGCGCTGCTGCTGAACTACAAGTCGCTGACGATGCGCTTTATCCCCGATGCCGCCGCTGGCGTGGCCCGCATCGCCTACGAGCCGGCCGTCGCGCATCTGCGCCTGCCCAGCACGGTGCCGCTGCTCAAGACCAAGGGCAATGCCTGTGGCGACTGGCGCGGCGCGCTCAAGGCGCAGATGGCCGATGCCACGCAGATCCAGTTTCTGGGAGGCTACCCGGCCGCTTGCGGTGAGAACAGCTGGGCCGTGGCGCCCGCCGCGCCCGACCGCTTTGCGCCCCGCGTGTTTGAAGGCATGTGGCGCGAGCTGGGCGGCAAGGTGACTGGCCAGGTGCGCATGGGCACCACGCCTGACGGCGTGCAGCCGCTGATGAGCTTCAGCTCGCCCACCTTGGGCGAGGTGGTGCGCGATATCAACAAGTACAGCAACAACGTGATGACCCAGCAGGTCTTCCTGACCCTGGGCAAGGAGCGCGCGGGCATCGGCACCTTTGAAGGCGGCCGCCAGGCGGTGGCGCAGTGGTGGAGCGAGCGCGTACCCGGCATGGCGCAGCCCACCATCGACAATGGCGCTGGCCTCTCGCGCGATGCCCGCATCACCGCCGGGTCGCTGGCCAAGATGCTCTCGGTCGCCTGGAACTCCAACGTCATGCCCGAGCTGATGGCCTCGATGCCGATCGTGGGTGTGGACGGCACGATGAAAAACAGCAAAAGCGCCCATACCGGTGGCGCCCACCTGAAGACCGGCACGCTGCGCGATGCCTCGGCCATTGCTGGCTATGTCAATGGCCGCGATGGGCGCCGCTGGGTGGTTGTGGCCATGGCCAACAGCGACAATGCCCCGCAGGCACGCCCCGCCTGGGATGCGCTGATCGACTGGGTGGCGGCCCAGTAACCCCAGAGGCGCAGGCAGGTCGGGAAAAACCTGCCTGCCACCAAGGTTGGGCTGCGGCGGTATCGGTGTACATTGCGCGTTGGAGCATGGTCACAAGCCATAAGGAGCCCTGCATGAGTCTGCCTTCGAAGACCTCGCTGTTTGCTGCTGCCAAGCGTTGGGATGCCGCCTTGGTGGCCCAGCTGCTGGCGCAGGCGCCGCAGTGGGCCCAGGCGGTCGATGGCAAGGGACGTACCGCCTTGCAGGTGGCCTGTGGCGTATCCGCGCACAACACCCAGTCTGCCGATACCAACGGCCTGGAGACCGTGGCCACCTTGCTGGCCGCCGGCGCAGTGCTGGAGGCCGAAGCCCCGATGGGCGAGTGCAATGGCGAGTTCCGCGCCACCGCGCTGT encodes the following:
- the tsaB gene encoding tRNA (adenosine(37)-N6)-threonylcarbamoyltransferase complex dimerization subunit type 1 TsaB — encoded protein: MNLLALESSTDTLFIATARDDQRWLHSGAGGQHTSSQLLPALRGLMADAGLGFDALDAIVFGRGPGSFTGLRTACAIAQGLAFVAKGGQGVPVLPVDTLMTVAEEARLQYGCTQVLACLDARMDEVYNAVYQYVDGHWQTLGDLQVCPPQEVQVPAGFVVAGNAQAIYGERLAPGATHLQAMPTARALLSLAPYLLAQGQAVAAQDALPLYIRDKVAKTTAEREAEKQAQAAGSPGSAP
- the dacB gene encoding D-alanyl-D-alanine carboxypeptidase/D-alanyl-D-alanine-endopeptidase yields the protein MQQISSMAPLSLSLARLSAGLPGSSGRWLLPVAIALSQVACAQTPAAPSSDPTPTPIRLAQPVAGAPQAPASVAPVAAAPAALAAPANAWPAGRLPAEVEAALQRGKVASDAVSVVVMDVSGAQRPLLDVHSDVGRNPASVMKLVTTYAALEILGPAYTWDTRIATDGQVAQGALNGNLYVQGSGDPKLVMERLWLLQRRLLGQGIQVVVGDVVLDRSAFALPPIDPARFDNEPYRPYNAVPDALLLNYKSLTMRFIPDAAAGVARIAYEPAVAHLRLPSTVPLLKTKGNACGDWRGALKAQMADATQIQFLGGYPAACGENSWAVAPAAPDRFAPRVFEGMWRELGGKVTGQVRMGTTPDGVQPLMSFSSPTLGEVVRDINKYSNNVMTQQVFLTLGKERAGIGTFEGGRQAVAQWWSERVPGMAQPTIDNGAGLSRDARITAGSLAKMLSVAWNSNVMPELMASMPIVGVDGTMKNSKSAHTGGAHLKTGTLRDASAIAGYVNGRDGRRWVVVAMANSDNAPQARPAWDALIDWVAAQ